Sequence from the Atribacterota bacterium genome:
CCATAAAATAATAGAAGTAATTAAGGATCCATTTTTCTATATAGGCATAGGAGCGGTATTGGTCGGTTTATTTTTAAATCTAAGTGCTATAGAAAGACCGCCTATTTATGCCCCACTTAACGAAGTGCTTGTGCCACTAACTACTTTTGTCCTTCTCTTTTCAGTGGGAATGAACTTAAAATTGAGTCGTATTTCAAAGTATATCAGAGAATGTTCATATATTTCATTTATCAAGTTTGTTGCTTTACCATTAACTACACTAATTATAGTATTACTATTGAATTATCAATCAATAAATAATGGCTTGCCTTTAAAGGTTTCTTTAATTATGTCGGCAATGCCGGTTGCCTTTAATTCGGTTATAGCAGCTAATATTTATAATTTGAATATAGATTTAGTCAATTCCTGTTGGATTTTAACCACTGTTGGAGTTATGTTTGTTTTGCCTTTATTGCTGTTATTTATTAATTTATTTTAGTATAATATTTTTAAAAATAAATATTTTAATATTGCGATATTTAATAATTTCATAAGACATTTATTAATATTAGGAATTATAAAAATTCAAATTCTTTGAAAAATATTTAAAAAATATTCTAAAAAGGCGTTCGGAAATGTTTATTGAAGATCAGTATATATAAACTGATGTATAGATATATTTCAGGTGAATTTGTTTTGCTGACAGCCATGTAATAACTTATCTTTTAAAAATTATAAAAGAGAAATTATCAAGTGGAGTTAAAGATGAAGGTAAGACTAATAATATATTCTAATTTAAAAAACTATGTAGATGGTTATCAAGAAGACAAAGGTTTGCAGAAAGAGATTTTTGAACAGAAAACAATTAAAAAATTCTTACAGGAAACCATCAAGCACGAAAAGGCTATGGATGCCATCAGTATGGTTATAGTAAATGAAAAAGTTGTTTCCTTCAGTCAACTGGAAT
This genomic interval carries:
- a CDS encoding MoaD/ThiS family protein, giving the protein MKVRLIIYSNLKNYVDGYQEDKGLQKEIFEQKTIKKFLQETIKHEKAMDAISMVIVNEKVVSFSQLECNLQDGDIIKIYPPMGGG